The genomic region gactccttggcatacagggactctttctccaaaatagatagtacctcctcaagatgctgcaaatgctccccCCATGATTTGCTAAAgaccaaaatatcatcaaagaaaatcaaaacatatctccTCAATTGCCCCCTAAACACCCGGTTCATGCAACTCTGAAAAGTAGTAGgggcattggttagcccaaatggcataaccaaatACTCTAAATGACCATAGTGGCACCAAAAagttgtcttctcaatgtcctctgccctcatattgatctgatgataccctgatctcaaatctatctttatgaagacgcatgccccatgtagctcatctatcagctcatctatccttggaatggggtacctgttcttaatggttttcttgttcaaggccctgtagtcaatgcacatgcgcattgttccatctttcttcttaaccaaaacaactgctgaagcaaaagggcttttgcttggcctaatgtgccccatctccaacATCTCCTTGATGgatttctctatctcatccttgtgtttcttaggatgacgatagggtGTGATCATAATGGGCTTATCCCCCTCTTCTAATTCAATGACATTCTCTATTCCCCTATCTGGACGAACGCCATGTGGAATACTGCTaaataccttggcatgtctatcAAGGATGTCCTGCATATTAGGCAGATGACTCTTAACTTGTGGTTCTGGTGATGTTGGCATAATCaagcactctgctgcccactcaacatcatcatgtctgaacaacctctccatcctcctcaaagaAACTATCCTACAACTACCATCTGATAATCCTCTGAGTACCACGGTCCTGCCCTCATGCTAGAACCTCATCTCTACTCTCTCCATGTTGAGAGTAAATTCTCTCAATGATGCCATCCAAGTCATCCCTAAGACAATGTCATAATCACCCATGTTCACAACATAGAACTCATCCTGGAGCTCATAACCATCTCCCAATCTGATGCGAAGATTTGTAATCTTCTGTGTGCATAGtaacttgtgaccactagctaccatGACTGGGAATCCTGAATGTTCTTCAGTTTGTCACCCTCTCCTAGCCACTAACTGTGAatctatgaaattatgtgtggcCCCAGTGTCCAGCAAAGCAACCACCTTTTGTCCCTGTATGGTACCACGCACCTTAAAAGTAATTGCCTTTTGAGCACCTGTCAATCTAGCTAGGGACTTCTCATTCCCTGAACCCTCCTTAGTGGCACTGCTCTCACCATCAGACTCTAACTGCTGCTCCTCATCCTCTGACTGTGACTCCTCAACAGAGAAGTACTCCATCTAGTTGGCCTTAGCCTTCAGAGGACACTTGTGAGATAAATCCCACGGTTCCCTACActgaaaacatagttttttccgCCTCAACTCGTTCAGTGTCTCATTGTCTAACCTCTTTGATTCCTTTTTTTGAGGCTAAGAATCCCTATGTAGAGGTttattatccttatccttcttgaagtgtggatccttaggagtgaacttactcctagaagcggaaggtgcaagatctctcgccttccgaatggcatcctgcaatgtgaggggatcatgtcccttcacccaaccatgaAGAGCCTTTGACAATCCATCCACAAACAGTACAATCAACCTCCTCTCTGAAATGTCTGTAACCAACACTGATAGTCTCTGGAAATCTGAGATGTAACTGTTGATAGGACCCCATTGTCTCAACTGAGCTAACTCCATGAAATGGAGTTCTGGATCCTTCATATCAAACCTGTCAATCAACCTCTCAGTGAACTCTGCGTATGTGTCTATCTGATTATGGGCCAATGTGACCATACCGTggtgccaccactcatgtgcaCTCCCATCCAAGTGCAATGCAGCATACTTAATCGCATCCTCCTCAAGCATGGGATTAAGCTGAAAATAAGTATCTAATTTCTGGACCCATGTCCGTGCTGAATCCTTCCCTGTACCATCATAGTAGGGAATAGACAACTTTCCcaacttcttcctcatctcataattATGTTGTCAGTTTCCTCTCATTGGCATATTCTTGAGTCTAACATCCATATATTCCCTGAATGTCATCTCAGCCTGTAGCTCAGGGCTAGAGTCCCTCCAATCATCCATAATCATATTTTGAATCTCTTGTTGTGTACGACCGACATTATTCCGGTCATTCTATCTCAGAGGAAACTATGGCATGAGTGGTCTTGTAGTAGAAGAACCTGCTCTAGCATATGTCCTGGTTCCCCTATTAACCGATGCGTCTCCATTACCTCCATTACCCTGTCCACCTCCCTGATTAGCATTATTACCTTGGTTGCCATTATTACCTTGGTTGCCATTATTACCTCAGTCTTCTCTCGTCAAATGTTGTGTAAATGCTATAGCCATCTGCTGCAATGTAGCCTGGAGCTCCCTCTGACCCCTAGCAAGATCATTGAGCATCTCCCTAGTGCTAGGTTCTCCCCTTTCCCCATCTCTGTCACCCATGGCTGGTGCTGAAAAAAGGTCACCCTCTTCTTCAATCTCTGGTGAATTTTGTAGGTTTGTGTTTGACCTGTTTCTCCTCAAGTAATACTGATGTGCTGGATGCATGAAACCCTCACAGGATGGCAGgaaaaacaagctctgataccattgtaatggacaccttagaatgcccaaaaaccataccaactgctgctaggaattttatcaaacagtttgcatccaactccttatttctctgtttaatgttttaaattcccttatggctTCGGAAAagaaatgttggtttgttttacatggaattgaaatcacagaatatgaacaagaatgaaactacaataatatgcaactaGAAATTGAACTACTGGtgatatgatattattttcagaattaatcaaatacatagcagatttttcaactcactaaatactccagcaataATGCTCCATCAAATGTTTTCCAATCTTGCTGCTACAATGACATGAATAGTGTTGCATGAATAGTGTCGCATGAATAGTGCCACGTGAATAGTGTTGCGGCCTGTAGCTGGAAATACACCCAAATAGTGTTgctgcctgtagctggaaatgcacccaGAATGCACCCAATTTGCCTGTTAATGAAGCTgaaagcaatggattccaaaggccaaaccccaagggaatgacatcTAGAATGTCAcacgagaggatagacgtcctctaattcCAAGAAAGGATCtacaactcacacatcaatttcttctcaaattcaacatgctgaatgaagccacaaaagcttctttttattctttttccaagggtcgacccaactcacttgagcaatgtgggataaaagatgtgcaatataaaacatattaaaaatattcacttatgtctcccttgggtgcccctttgatttgcacacattcccataaaataaatattaaagtaacactttaatattttacaattaaattaaatgttactttaataacacttcaggcattaaaatatattagcaatcggactccgaatggTGAGAGTGATAGCTCGTCAGAAATCTCTCgccgaggagtatcgaatccaatcaccaaaactagtctTCGTTGCGTCctactgacttactaaaaatagtaagtatgcctgaaactaagtaaatcaactccgttttggcccaaactggaaatgactaggccaaaacactccaagatccctttaaacccttcgttatcccttgggaccatgtagagctaggctaacgcacatatgcttggtcaactgctaaagtggggacattacaaagacctctggtattgagcttaaatggaactgtactcaggcataggagatgctattcttgaaATTCAATCttttttccggattgtagtctggaaatcttttgtagtcagtgaggttcctttatgatgagcagtgcactctagtcAATCTACCTTCTTACATGTGAAGACccctttattgtaatcacatacttactgtagaagtatcatctgactgtgggtagggtttcctaccgtgctttttccctttactgggttttccatgtacaaatcttggtgttatgtgttgtggatgcatggtatttggtttgtgatttatgtttgtgcttaattgatatatcttgtaTTCCGgtgtttggtttatgcattttggtaaaaggttttaagtgctcaaattttcataatctattgacaactgattcaccccccatatcagttgtccattggttatcctaacaattggtattagagcctagtcctctctacaaaatattaaccacttgaggaagacccTATTGTgaataatcattcaacttcaattgcttgCTGAAAGAACATCCCTAGGCTTGAAGGagcaaattacagagtatggaagcttcagatggagactcatctaagatgtcttagcaaggagatttgggagatcactgagaaagtctatactccttatgatccgacatctaggAATCCTCCTCTGAcgaacttggataagaacattgaaaatgacaatagagctagagaagccctttttgAGTGCCCTTTTAGATCAGcaagtaatgggattaacagacaaatcatctgcaaaatctatatgggataagttagagactatgaatgaaggtgaccctactattaaaattgctaatcttgatggttaccgagtgagatatgagaacccgagaatggaggaagatgaagcAATTGTtggttttatggaaagagtcaatgaaattgtcttgggaattcaatgaTGTGGTGGAtctatgagtgaagatgagattgtttctaaagtattgagagctttgccatcggcttacaagatgaaggctactgcaattaatgagttaagaacaatgtctaacacttttgtCAATAGGAATATTTTGGTTGGAAAGCTATCttcttttgagtttgaagaatttggtcctcaaggagctgcaaagagaGATTTtacattcaaggcatctacatcatcaaccaacaagagtGACTGGAAAGAATTGTAcacaaaggaactagaggatatgaagaaataaCATGAAgatcttgagaaacttgaagccctgtttgctagaagattacctaaCGGTCTGGTAGGAAgtaggtatgaaggaaaataacccttcaaatgttttgcatataataagatatgtcattttgcatctagatgtcctgagaggaattcaagatttgaagaaaaagctagaagatcttttaagcctaaccatgaatatcagaacaagcataagtaaaggaggaacaaagacaaatcatgctactatgttgacgaggaaggtgtgactgatgattctaatgatgaaccgacaaaagattcaACTAGTAGAttcagaaatggaaaggaatgggtattcttagctatcaaggaagatgatctagaacctatcattcaaaatgaagagaaggctcttgctgctaaagttgaagacaaggatgagtgGGTGATAGACaacagatgttcacatcatatgactagagataaaaggaattttctatctttggaagaatttaATTGAGGtctagtcaaatttggagatgacaaagcatgcatgatcaaaggaagaggaactattgTTGACATTTAAACATTTGATCTTAACCgataattgtttgtttgcttgatgctgttaggtcccggagacaactgagaggggggggggggtgaatcaattgtcaaataaattcaaaccaaaaactaattaaccaacttgatacttaatatcggtaaaccagttaaatatGCCGCTAGACAGTGTTAAAAGTAAACtattataccggtaaggattaatgcatgaaacataaacataaagtcatccacaacacataacaccaatatttgtacgtggaaaccctgtaaggggaaaaaccatggtgggaaaccttacccataatcagatgatactactgcagatagtaagtgtacataaatggggtttgcacatgcagaaaggccaacaacctagagctcactgctcaaacacaaaatgggagtcacattgactatagttggatgattaaatccaataagaatgtactgcacaaaatagcatcttcatatgctggattcagtactggtgtaatgttgatatgcttctacaaaaacctagcttcaccttcaaatgatgtctctgtgtatacctctacttaatcttgcatatacctttactcaattctttttcgcattccacacttgatcttacaaataagatcttacatttataccataccctaagaccaattttagtaggtcggctctacaagatattacaataaaaacattttacatacaatataatatctgatgcaataaccgattaaacatgtcggcttaatgtatttacaacaataataaatcatctccatatcgtgtcatgttgatctaaaaaggataaacctaccggtgtaacagtagataaccctggacctatttgtcggtaaaagcaaatatgcaaatatgaatataccaacgatcaattcttcaaaacaaagtgtccacatgatgtcttcgatattatcaagtgtcttccatatcattctaggtaccaatgaacattatatcccgtcggtgaaccatatacca from Cryptomeria japonica chromosome 3, Sugi_1.0, whole genome shotgun sequence harbors:
- the LOC131874408 gene encoding uncharacterized protein LOC131874408 encodes the protein MRKKLGKLSIPYYDGTGKDSARTWVQKLDTYFQLNPMLEEDAIKYAALHLDGSAHEWWHHGMVTLAHNQIDTYAEFTERLIDRFDMKDPELHFMELAQLRQWGPINSYISDFQRLSVLVTDISERRLIVLFVDGLSKALHGWMEYFSVEESQSEDEEQQLESDGESSATKEGSGNEKSLARLTGAQKAITFKVRGTIQGQKVVALLDTGATHNFIDSQLVARRG